Below is a window of Alkalidesulfovibrio alkalitolerans DSM 16529 DNA.
GACGTGCCTCCGGCCCACGCGATGCGGCCTTCTGACCACAGTCGCATCGATCTCTCCTGCGATCCGGACGGTCCCCTGGCCTGCTTGGCCTTCAAAGTCAGTATGGAAACCGGCCGCAAGCACGTATTCTTACGCATTTATTCCGGAACGTTGAGCGAAGGGCAGGAAGTCTTCAATTCTACACAGGGGATGAATGAACGGGCCGCGAGGCTTTTTTGCATGCACGCCGGGCGCAAGGAAAAGATCGACACGGCCCAGGCGGGAGACATCGTCGCCGCGGCTGGGTTGCGCTTTGCGCACACCGGGGACACCTTGTGTCTTCGCGATAACCCACTCCTGCTCGATCGCATCGAGACCTACACCCCAGTCATATCGCTGGCCATCGAGCCAAGAAACGCCGATGAAGGAGACAAGCTTTCCGAGGCTCTGGGGCATTTCCTGATCGAAGACCCGACACTTTCCCTGGAACCGGACGCGGAGACCGGGCAGCTTATCCTTTCAGGTATGGGGGAACTGCATCTGGAAGTTGTCCTGGAACGCCTGCATCGGGAGTACAATCTCACTCCGCGTGCCGGAAAGCCCCAGGCAGTCTGCCAGGAGACTATCCGCAAACGAGCCGAGTTCGTGGCCGAGTTCGATCGCATGCTCGGCGACAAAGCCCACTACGGCAGTGTGCGCGTCTCAGTGGAACCGCGGGAACGCGGGGCGGGCAACGATGTGATTTTCGCTTTCGCCCACGACGGATGGCCCGAAGCCATGGTCAACGCCGTGGACGACGGGCTGCGGGACGGCTTGCAGGGCGGGGTTCTGGGCTGGCCCGTGAGCGATGTGCTGGTGCGGGTGCTGGAGATGCAGGGGCGTGAGCGAGGAGCCACGGACGTTGGCATGCGCATGGCTGCGGCCATGGCGCTCAAAGGAGCGCTCAGAGAGGCCACTGCCGTGCTCCTGGAACCGCTCATGGCCGTGGAGATATCCGTGCCGGGCGAATTTGTCGGAGAGGTCGTCTCCCTGTTCGGCCAAAAGGGCGCCAAGATCGACAACATGTTCGACCGTCCCGGCCTCAAAGTCGTGCGGGCGCTGGCTCCGCTGTCCCATCTGTTCGGCTTTTCCACGGATCTTCGCTCCGCCACCCAGGGCAGGGCGGGAATGACCATGCGTTTCGAGCGCTTCGACATCCTGAGCTGATATGAGCGAGAACGGCAACGGGCGCGGAGCCCGGGGATTCCTGACGCGGCTTGTCCGCCAGTCGCGACTGTATTGGCTTAAGGTATTGCGCATCAAGGCCGAGCCCGAAGTCGTGGCGCGCGGCATCGCCTGCGGTGTTTTTGCTGCCTGGCTGCCCGTGGTGCCTGGCGTACCATTTCAGATCCTGGTCGCTATTGTGTCGTCCTTCATCCTGCGTGGCAGCAAAGTCGCAGCGTTTCTGGCCACCTGGATATCCAATCCTCTCAACTGGGTGTTCTTTTACTTCGTGACCTACAAAGTGGGCGGTTTTTTCTCCCCCTTCGAGCACCTCAGCATCCGGATCGAATCGTTCGACATGGAAGCCATCAAGCAACTCGCCAACGTCGGTTGGAGGGGACTTGTGGTGATGATAATCGGCGGCACTATTATCGGTATCCCAAGCGGCGTGGTCGCTTATTTCATCTCCCTGCCGCTCATTCGGGGCTACCGCAAGCGCCGTGCCTTGCGCCAGATGCGCAAGACGACCTCGTTGTGAGCCATTGCAAACAAGGATCGTGGCGAAAATAAGTGCTCCACGCCTTGCATTGACTCTTTGGGGCGGCTACTTTCCCATGGTTGGCAGACCAGAAAAAGACAAACCAGCGGGGACGATAGCATGAAGGAACACAATGCCTTCTCCACCAGGCTGGTGGTCGTTTCGAATCGACTTCCAATTTCGCTCGCACAAGAGAAAGGAGCATGGACCGTAAAGCCCGGAGCCGGAGGTCTCGTGACTGCGCTTGCGCCCGTGCTCATGAACAGGGGAGGGCTTTGGATCGGCTGGGCGGGAGCAGCGGCCGGAGCCGACCTCAAGGGGCTCTTGACCGCCTTCTCCAAGGACGCGGGCTACGATCTGCACCCGGTCTTTCTCAGTGAGGAGGAGATCAAGGGGTATTATTTCGGTTTTTCCAACGAGATCATATGGCCCCTCTTTCACGATTTTCAGTCCCGGTGCAACTTCATGCCCCAATACTGGAACGCGTACCTGAATGTGAACCTTAAGTTCGCCGAGGTCACGGCACGCCACAGTCGCGATTCCGACTACATCTGGGTGCATGACTATCACTTGATGCATCTCGCCTTTATGCTGCGCAACATGGGGCTGGAGCGAAACTGCGGCTTTTTTCTGCACATTCCCTTCCCACCTCCCGACATTTTTCTCAAGCTCCCTTGGCGCGACAAGATTATACGCGCGCTCCTCGAATTCGATCTCGTCGGATTTCAGACCATGCGCGATCGCCGCAACTTCGTGGAGTGCACCGAGGCTCTTGTCCCGGAGGCAAAATTGAGTGGGCGGGGAAACATCGTGGCTATTTCGCTCAAAAGGCGTTCCATTAGGGCCGGATGTTTCCCCATAAGCATCGACTTCAACTCCTTTGCGGCCCTTGCGTCGTCCCCGGAGGTGGTCAAGGCCGCCGAGGAAATTCAGGAGGCCCTGCGGTACCGCAAGATCATTCTTGGCGTGGACCGTATGGACTATTCCAAGGGCATTCCTCAACGCCTTCAGGCGATCCGGCAATTATTCGTCAAATATCCTGACTTGCAGGAAAAGGTTACATTCGTTCAGATCGCCGTACCAAGCCGCGAGGAGATTCCCGAATATTTCGCATTGAAAAACGAGATCGAACAACTCGTTGGAGAAATCAACGGGCAATTCACCCGGCCCGGCTGGATTCCCATACACTACCAATACCGGAATTTGCCGCGTCGGGAGCTTATTGCCTACTACCGCGCCGCGGACATGGCGCTCGTCACCCCGCTCAGGGACGGGATGAATCTGGTCGCCAAGGAATATTGCGCGGCGAACGTTACGGAAAGCGGCGTGCTCTTTCTTTCCGAATTCGCCGGAGCGGCCGCCCAACTTCAGAAGGTGGGGGCGATTCTCGTCAATCCCTACGATACGGAAGGGACGGCCAAGGCGATTCACCGGGCCTTCTACATGGATACGCGAGAGCGGCACTCTCGCATGGTCAAATTGAGAGACTCCGTGCGCAGAAACAACATCTATTGGTGGGTCGATTCCTTCCTTCAGGCGGCGTTCTCCCGTCATCTCGATGACTTTCCCCAGGAAACCGTGGATTTCCGCGCCTCCGTGGCCTTCGATCCGAATGGCAAGTGAGAAGGGCGGTCCCCTTGCCGTGAGGGCCAAACGAAGCCTGGGGCAGAATTTTCTGGTGGACAGGAACATCGCCCGCCGTATCGTGGCGGCCTTGGGTGCTCCGAACGAGGGGCCTGTGCTTGAAATCGGCCCTGGCCAAGGGGCCTTGACTTCCATCTTGGCTGAGACTGCAAGCAGGCCCATTCTGGCCCTTGAAAAGGACCGGGAACTTGCTCGGCTCGTCAAGGAGCGGTACCCCCAGGCGGGGGTCGTCATTGGCGACGGGCTGTCATTCGCCTGGGAAGGCCTTGCGGGACTTCCCGGAATCAGGCTGATTGGAAACCTCCCTTACAACGTCGCCTCGCCCATGCTGTGGGAAATCGTGCACCGTGCCTCGGGCTGGAACAAAGCAGTGTTCATGGTTCAGTACGAAGTGGGACGTCGGATCGTGGCTGTGCCCGGAAATGGCGAATACGGTGCCTTGTCGGTCTGGCTCCAGGCGTTTTCCACCCCCCGCTTGCTGTTCAAAGTTCCACCGCAGGTTTTTCGGCCGATTCCAAAGATCGACTCGGCGGTGCTGTCTTTTGTACCACGACCTCCTGGCGAACGCCCGCGTCATCCCGAGACCTTGTCCCGCATTCTTGCGACGTGTTTCCAGAAAAGGCGTAAGCAATTGAAATCAATTCTGAAGATGTGGATGACAGAGAGTTTGCCGGAAGAGATGAGTGCTCGCGGAATTCCTGTCACGGCTCGGCCAGAGGATCTGTCCGTAAGCGAATTCATCTGGCTCGGCGAGCGGATTTTCGGGTCCTCCCCGCTTGACTTGATTCCCAAAATCTAGTCTAGGTGCAACGGATGGCTCGGGAAGCCGCATGAAAGTTCGCTTTTCCAGCCGTAACGCTCTGGACACGGATTGTGCTTTTCGCTAACGTGCCCAAGCAGCAGCCAGGAACCACGGGGTTTCCTGGGCGATGAACGCGGGGGGGCGTTGATCCGGAAGGCTCGTCGCCACGTTGGCGAACAGCCGAAAATTTTTTGTCCCAGTGGGACGCGGGTGTGTGTTTTTCAAGGCAAAAAGAAGGAGAGGAGAGATGACGAAGGCTGAACTGGTTGCCAAGATCGCGGACAAGGCGTCCACCACCAAGGCCAATGCCGAGCGCGCTCTCAACGCGTTCCTTGAGGCCGTCGAAGCCACCCTGGTCAAGGAAGGCAAGCTGACCCTGACCGGCTTCGGAACGTTTGTTGTCGAAGAGCGCAAGGCTCGCACCGGCCGTAACCCGCGTACCGGCAAGGCCATCACCATCCCCTCCACCAAGGTGGTGAAGTTCCGTCCCGGCAAGCTCCTCAAGGACGCCGTGAAATAAACGGCCCGAGGCCATCAGTCACTTTTGGAGGTTGCGATGATTCCCGGCGAAACCATTCAGAGTCCGCTTCCCTGGAATATTCCCTGGTGGATGCCCGATCACTTCGTGTTCTTCGGTGTTCTCTACGCCGTGCTGGCCATTATCGGCACGGGGCTGGGAATCGTTTTCCTGAAGAGTCTGTGGGAGACCGTGAAGGAAAGCGACGGCGAGCACGGGCACTAGCCAATTTTTTAATGTTTTTGAAAAGCCCCTCCCGGCCAAGCCGAGAGGGGCTTTTTCGTGGGCTCCTGTTCATAATCCCTACCGAAGTGGATTCCGCTCGGACACGATCTCTGGCTCGGCTCTCGTCTATTTTCGGGGTGCGACGGGCAGGCGGATGAAGAAGCTCGCGCCGCCCGAGTCGTTGTTCGTCACGTTGATTGTGCCGCCGCAGTCACGGACTATGCCGTAGCTGATGGAGAGCCCCAGGCCCGTTCCCTTGCCCACCTGTTTGGTGGTGAAGAACGGTTCGAAAATCCTGTTGCGGAGGGATTTGGGCACACCTGTGCCGGTGTCACTGATGCGCACGGTGACGAATTCGTGGTTGTGCATCGTCTTGATGGTGATCCGTCGGTCGTTATCGCCGCCGCTTTTCTGGGCTTTCTCTTCAATTGCGTCCCGAGCGTTGAGCAGGAAATTGATGAATACTTGCTCCATGCGGTTAGGTTCGCAAAGGACCAATGGCAGCTTTTCGTCTTCATCCCAATCGACAGTTATATTGCGCAGTGTCAACTGTTGCTTGAAGAATTCGAAGGCGCGCTTGAGCACGTCGTTGATGTTCACCCGTTCCATTTGGATGTCGGACATGCGGCCGAATGCGCGCATATGACCGATGATTTTGGTGGCTCGATCCACGCTGCCGGATGCAAGTTCGGCGATTTTTGCAATGTCCTCGGCTGGAACAGGGTCGCCACGACCGATTTTGCGCTTGAGCAGGTCCACCGAAGTTTGGATGACCGCCAACGGCTGGTTCAGTTCGTGAGCCACGCCCGTAGCCATTTCACCTAGCGTGGCCATTTTGCTAGCCTGGATCAGATGTTGTTCGATTTCAAGTCGCTTGGTGATGTCCGTGATGGAAACCAGCCAAACCTTTCGCCCCGCGAATTCCGACGGCGAAGAATGAACCGAGACATAGAATTCCCGGCCCGATTTGGTGATGTGTTTGGATTGGTTGATGATGTCGCCTGTCTGCACTGCCCGGATGCAGCTATTCGAACCATCGTCAACGCAGAGTTGAAGAAACGACATGCCGAGAAGTTCGCTCTTGGTGTATCCATAGAGGCTCAAGGCGCTTCGGTTGCAGTCGAGAATGGAAAAGTCGTCCGCATCGATGACGAAGAGCGAATTCGGAATATTGTTGAAAATATCGCAATATTTCTTTTCGGAACGACGTACCTCTTCCTCAAGCTCTTTGCGGGAGGTGATGTCGAGGCACATCTCCATGGCTGCGACAACGTTGCCGTCTGTATCGTAGATCGGTGAGGTGGTAACTATCCAGTGTGCCTTGCGGCCGTCCTTGTAGTAACCCGTCTCCTCGGTGACATGGGATTTTCCGTCGCTGATGGTCTTGAGTACAGGGCATGAAGGACAGGGGTCATCGCGGTTCTTGTACGCCTTGTAGCAGTATTCCCCGACGCTTGCGGAGAATTTTTCCTCGAAGGTCCTGTTGAAAGAAAGGAGCTGGAGGTCTTCGTTCTGCACCGTTATCAGACAAGGCACACCCTCAAAAAGGTTTTGGTATTGGTTGCGCTGGATGCGCAACTGATCTTGCTTGTCGATGAGGTCGTTGCCCATCTCGAAAATGGCTTTTGAAAGTTGGCCGATCTCGTCGGGTTGGTCGACCATGGCCCGTTCGATCTTGACGCCCTTGGCCAATTGTCCCGCGCCTTGCACGATTTTGCTCAAGGGCCGTTTGATGAGCACGAAGAAAAGAATGAAAAGGGTCGCGAAAATGGACACGAAGAGCAGGACGGCTAGCAGGATCGTGTTCCGCCTGCTGTCGCGCGCGAGAAGATCGGTTTGGTCGAGGGAGAACGCGATATCGAGCACTCCCAGAATGGGTTCGTCGGGACGGTGGTAGTGACAGGGCGGTCCCGAGCAGCCGGGATCGTTGGGGATGGGACTGACCATGCGCATGATGCGTTCATCGTTGACCACGGTCTGCTGGTAAATGCTTTGCTCTTGCGTGGGGTACAGAATGGCGGGCGATATCGCGTGGCAGACTTGGCAGATGCCCGAGGCTTGGTCGATCTCCTCTCCGACCTCAGAGGCATGGCTGGAGAACATGACCACCGAGTATTTGTCGATGATGCGGACACCACGAATTTCGCCCAATCTGCTGTAGTTGTTGACGATCATTTTGATGTCGTCGCGCGAGTTCAGCATCATCGCATAGTGCAGTCCAAGTCGGATGGTGTTGGACAACCGCTCGGCATGCTGGATGATATTTTCCGTGACTATCCGTTCCTGAAAAGAGAGGTGGAAGGAGGCCCAGATGGAGGTGCTGAGAATGAGCACCACGGCGACGGGCAGGTTGATCTTGAGGATCAACCTGCGTCGGATGTAGTCGAAGATGCGCCGCATGGCTTTCTCGGTTCAGGCGATTCGGGCGGGCCTGGGTCGCTCAGGGCCTGTCGCGCGGCACGAACACGGAAAAGGTCGTGCCCATGCCGAGTTCGGATTCCACCACGATGCGGCCGCCATGCTGTTCGATGACTTGGTTGGAGATGAACAGACCCAGCCCTGTTCCCTTCGATCCCTTTGACGAGAAGAAGAGGGTGAACATTTTCTCCTTGGTTTCCCTGTCCATGCCCATGCCGTTGTCTCGGATCTCGAAGACGACGTTGTCGGGTTCCGAACGCACGGAAAAGAGGATCTCGTGACCGGATTTTGTCTTGTCTTCCGCGCAGGCGTCCACTGCATTTTCCAGAAAATTGATCAGGGCGGAGGCCATGGCTATTTCGTCCATTTCGATCATGCCCAGGCTCGGCGGAACGTTCAGGACGAAGGTGACGCCCTTTTGTTCCGCCTTGGGGCGGATGGTCGCGGCCATGTTGTCCGCGAAATCGTTTAGATCGACGAGTTCGAGCGCAGGCTCGCGCGACTTGGCGTAATAAAGAATGTCGAGCACCATTTTCTTGATGCGCTCGACCTTATCCTTGACGATGGCCCACCCCTGGTCGATGCGGCTCTGGTCACCGCGCGCGCGCCCCGCTTCGACCTTGTAGATGCCGCCGTCGAGAGAAGTGATGAGCCCCTTGACCCCGTGCGACATGGAGCCGAGCATGAGCCCGAGCGAAGAGAGATGGTCCTGAAGGGCTCGTATCTGGGTGATGTCGGTGGAAATCTCCATGACCTGCTCAATCTCCCCGCTCTGGTTGCGGATGGGAGCGGTCTGGACGAGGACGTTACGGGGCTT
It encodes the following:
- a CDS encoding HU family DNA-binding protein, with amino-acid sequence MTKAELVAKIADKASTTKANAERALNAFLEAVEATLVKEGKLTLTGFGTFVVEERKARTGRNPRTGKAITIPSTKVVKFRPGKLLKDAVK
- the rsmA gene encoding 16S rRNA (adenine(1518)-N(6)/adenine(1519)-N(6))-dimethyltransferase RsmA, giving the protein MASEKGGPLAVRAKRSLGQNFLVDRNIARRIVAALGAPNEGPVLEIGPGQGALTSILAETASRPILALEKDRELARLVKERYPQAGVVIGDGLSFAWEGLAGLPGIRLIGNLPYNVASPMLWEIVHRASGWNKAVFMVQYEVGRRIVAVPGNGEYGALSVWLQAFSTPRLLFKVPPQVFRPIPKIDSAVLSFVPRPPGERPRHPETLSRILATCFQKRRKQLKSILKMWMTESLPEEMSARGIPVTARPEDLSVSEFIWLGERIFGSSPLDLIPKI
- a CDS encoding alpha,alpha-trehalose-phosphate synthase (UDP-forming) produces the protein MKEHNAFSTRLVVVSNRLPISLAQEKGAWTVKPGAGGLVTALAPVLMNRGGLWIGWAGAAAGADLKGLLTAFSKDAGYDLHPVFLSEEEIKGYYFGFSNEIIWPLFHDFQSRCNFMPQYWNAYLNVNLKFAEVTARHSRDSDYIWVHDYHLMHLAFMLRNMGLERNCGFFLHIPFPPPDIFLKLPWRDKIIRALLEFDLVGFQTMRDRRNFVECTEALVPEAKLSGRGNIVAISLKRRSIRAGCFPISIDFNSFAALASSPEVVKAAEEIQEALRYRKIILGVDRMDYSKGIPQRLQAIRQLFVKYPDLQEKVTFVQIAVPSREEIPEYFALKNEIEQLVGEINGQFTRPGWIPIHYQYRNLPRRELIAYYRAADMALVTPLRDGMNLVAKEYCAANVTESGVLFLSEFAGAAAQLQKVGAILVNPYDTEGTAKAIHRAFYMDTRERHSRMVKLRDSVRRNNIYWWVDSFLQAAFSRHLDDFPQETVDFRASVAFDPNGK
- the fusA gene encoding elongation factor G, whose product is MAKAKRDPAATLRNIGIIAHIDAGKTTLTERILYYTGRIHRMGEVHDGAATMDFMPEEQERGITISSACTHCKWGDTRINIIDTPGHVDFTIEVARSLRVLDGAVGVFCGVAGVEPQSEMVWRQSLAHHVAKLAFINKMDRPGADFEAVLTAMRERLDARPLPLTIPDGQGQEFAGVFDLLRREHLSFSAEDQGTTVIRRPLEADESEMVESVRERTLETLAEEDDAFMEMYLSGEEPPLRAINEAIRRATLAERLTPVLCGSALRNVGVQPLLDAVRDYLPSPLDVPPAHAMRPSDHSRIDLSCDPDGPLACLAFKVSMETGRKHVFLRIYSGTLSEGQEVFNSTQGMNERAARLFCMHAGRKEKIDTAQAGDIVAAAGLRFAHTGDTLCLRDNPLLLDRIETYTPVISLAIEPRNADEGDKLSEALGHFLIEDPTLSLEPDAETGQLILSGMGELHLEVVLERLHREYNLTPRAGKPQAVCQETIRKRAEFVAEFDRMLGDKAHYGSVRVSVEPRERGAGNDVIFAFAHDGWPEAMVNAVDDGLRDGLQGGVLGWPVSDVLVRVLEMQGRERGATDVGMRMAAAMALKGALREATAVLLEPLMAVEISVPGEFVGEVVSLFGQKGAKIDNMFDRPGLKVVRALAPLSHLFGFSTDLRSATQGRAGMTMRFERFDILS
- a CDS encoding PAS domain S-box protein, which codes for MRRIFDYIRRRLILKINLPVAVVLILSTSIWASFHLSFQERIVTENIIQHAERLSNTIRLGLHYAMMLNSRDDIKMIVNNYSRLGEIRGVRIIDKYSVVMFSSHASEVGEEIDQASGICQVCHAISPAILYPTQEQSIYQQTVVNDERIMRMVSPIPNDPGCSGPPCHYHRPDEPILGVLDIAFSLDQTDLLARDSRRNTILLAVLLFVSIFATLFILFFVLIKRPLSKIVQGAGQLAKGVKIERAMVDQPDEIGQLSKAIFEMGNDLIDKQDQLRIQRNQYQNLFEGVPCLITVQNEDLQLLSFNRTFEEKFSASVGEYCYKAYKNRDDPCPSCPVLKTISDGKSHVTEETGYYKDGRKAHWIVTTSPIYDTDGNVVAAMEMCLDITSRKELEEEVRRSEKKYCDIFNNIPNSLFVIDADDFSILDCNRSALSLYGYTKSELLGMSFLQLCVDDGSNSCIRAVQTGDIINQSKHITKSGREFYVSVHSSPSEFAGRKVWLVSITDITKRLEIEQHLIQASKMATLGEMATGVAHELNQPLAVIQTSVDLLKRKIGRGDPVPAEDIAKIAELASGSVDRATKIIGHMRAFGRMSDIQMERVNINDVLKRAFEFFKQQLTLRNITVDWDEDEKLPLVLCEPNRMEQVFINFLLNARDAIEEKAQKSGGDNDRRITIKTMHNHEFVTVRISDTGTGVPKSLRNRIFEPFFTTKQVGKGTGLGLSISYGIVRDCGGTINVTNNDSGGASFFIRLPVAPRK
- a CDS encoding DUF2062 domain-containing protein; the protein is MSENGNGRGARGFLTRLVRQSRLYWLKVLRIKAEPEVVARGIACGVFAAWLPVVPGVPFQILVAIVSSFILRGSKVAAFLATWISNPLNWVFFYFVTYKVGGFFSPFEHLSIRIESFDMEAIKQLANVGWRGLVVMIIGGTIIGIPSGVVAYFISLPLIRGYRKRRALRQMRKTTSL